In a single window of the Saccharothrix australiensis genome:
- a CDS encoding acyltransferase family protein — protein sequence MAVPTLELILPNATPTSAPLASGPTSGSASPTGGPRRYRPELQGLRAVAVVLVVVYHVWLGRVSGGVDVFFLLSGFLLTGQLARAAASGGIDLGALWGRVIRRLVPAAAVVLAGVMAVGVVALPESRWFQTIREVVAAALFLENWQLVADAADYFGRHNHASVVQHFWSLAIQGQFYLVWPVLVAALAAVARRAGTGVRRPLAVLLAAVFAGSLAYSVVLTAADQPLAYFHSLTRAWEFALGGLLALGVERFAAPRPARIALGWAGAIGLVACGLVLQVGSVFPGWLALWPTLCGAAVIAAGATSSRFGVDRVLVSPALRHLGDLGYSLYLWHWPVLVFYLVIRGREEVGLAGGVFVIAVSAALSVATHHLVEVPARRSGGGRWSGYRLGVLALVPVLVAAGCWQVVSLRKAASYAVLVDDPDHPGALARTPEFEYWGSEEATIIPPMVTLPRDFAGIAGSRCTRSPRNKGLEICTAPGTSTPAKRIVVVGDSHMQQYLGVIWSIAEGRNWGVTFMLRGACPFSVDADAMPGDRGCVQWNADAAEEIRALRPDLVVTNGSRDVRVGLTERTPPGFVEQWRALDRAGIPVLAVRDNPRFGFSPSACLVANGMDAEPCSTPRAELLTVEPPYAELPDLPPNVSFADFSDLFCDDTLCPPVIGNVHVYLDDNHVSATYAATMTPMVERELVARLGE from the coding sequence GTGGCCGTCCCGACCCTGGAGTTGATCTTGCCGAACGCCACGCCGACCAGCGCGCCGCTCGCCTCCGGGCCCACCTCCGGGTCCGCCTCGCCGACGGGTGGCCCGCGGCGGTACCGGCCCGAGCTCCAGGGGCTCCGCGCGGTCGCGGTGGTGCTGGTGGTCGTCTACCACGTGTGGCTCGGCCGGGTCTCCGGCGGCGTCGACGTGTTCTTCCTGCTCTCCGGCTTCCTGCTGACCGGGCAGCTCGCGCGGGCGGCGGCGAGCGGCGGGATCGACCTCGGCGCGCTGTGGGGGCGGGTGATCCGGCGGCTGGTCCCCGCCGCGGCGGTCGTCCTGGCGGGGGTCATGGCGGTCGGTGTGGTGGCGCTGCCCGAGAGCCGGTGGTTCCAGACGATCCGGGAGGTCGTCGCCGCGGCGCTGTTCCTGGAGAACTGGCAGCTCGTGGCGGACGCCGCGGACTACTTCGGGCGGCACAACCACGCCAGCGTCGTGCAGCACTTCTGGTCGCTGGCCATCCAGGGCCAGTTCTACCTCGTCTGGCCGGTGCTGGTGGCCGCGCTCGCCGCCGTGGCCCGCCGCGCGGGCACGGGTGTCCGCCGACCGCTGGCGGTGCTCCTGGCCGCCGTGTTCGCCGGCTCGCTGGCGTACTCGGTCGTGCTCACGGCGGCGGACCAGCCCCTGGCCTACTTCCACTCGCTGACCAGGGCTTGGGAGTTCGCGCTCGGCGGCCTGCTCGCGCTCGGCGTGGAGCGGTTCGCGGCGCCCCGGCCGGCGCGGATCGCCCTGGGGTGGGCCGGCGCGATCGGTCTGGTGGCCTGCGGGCTCGTGCTCCAGGTCGGCAGCGTGTTCCCCGGCTGGCTCGCGCTGTGGCCGACGCTCTGCGGTGCCGCCGTGATCGCCGCGGGCGCGACGTCCAGCCGGTTCGGCGTGGACCGCGTGCTCGTCTCGCCCGCGCTGCGCCACCTGGGTGACCTGGGCTACTCGCTGTACCTGTGGCACTGGCCGGTGCTGGTGTTCTACCTGGTGATCCGCGGCAGGGAGGAGGTCGGGCTCGCCGGCGGCGTGTTCGTCATCGCGGTGTCCGCGGCGCTGTCCGTCGCGACCCACCACCTGGTGGAGGTGCCCGCCCGCCGGTCCGGCGGCGGGCGGTGGAGCGGCTACCGGCTCGGCGTCCTCGCGCTGGTGCCCGTGCTGGTGGCGGCGGGCTGCTGGCAGGTGGTGAGCCTGCGCAAGGCCGCCTCCTACGCGGTGCTGGTGGACGACCCCGACCATCCGGGCGCGCTCGCCCGCACCCCGGAGTTCGAGTACTGGGGCTCGGAGGAGGCGACGATCATCCCGCCGATGGTGACCCTGCCGCGCGACTTCGCGGGCATCGCCGGGAGCCGTTGCACGCGCTCACCGCGCAACAAGGGGCTGGAGATCTGCACCGCGCCGGGCACGTCGACGCCCGCCAAGCGGATCGTGGTGGTGGGCGACTCGCACATGCAGCAGTACCTCGGCGTGATCTGGTCGATCGCGGAGGGGCGGAACTGGGGGGTCACCTTCATGCTGCGCGGCGCGTGCCCGTTCTCGGTCGACGCCGACGCCATGCCCGGCGACCGAGGGTGCGTCCAGTGGAACGCGGACGCCGCCGAGGAGATCCGCGCGCTGCGGCCCGACCTGGTGGTCACCAACGGCAGCCGCGACGTGCGGGTCGGCCTGACCGAGCGGACACCGCCCGGTTTCGTCGAGCAGTGGCGGGCACTGGACCGCGCGGGCATCCCGGTCCTGGCCGTGCGGGACAACCCGCGCTTCGGGTTCTCGCCGTCGGCCTGCCTGGTCGCCAACGGCATGGACGCGGAGCCGTGCAGCACGCCCAGGGCCGAACTGCTCACGGTGGAGCCGCCGTACGCGGAGCTGCCCGACCTGCCGCCCAACGTGTCCTTCGCGGACTTCAGCGACCTGTTCTGCGACGACACCCTGTGCCCGCCCGTGATCGGCAACGTGCACGTGTACCTGGACGACAACCACGTCAGCGCCACCTACGCGGCCACCATGACACCGATGGTCGAGCGGGAACTGGTGGCGAGGCTCGGCGAGTAG
- a CDS encoding ABC transporter substrate-binding protein produces the protein MQPEELRDRFHLGVYPRRGKFFRSWWDKWLRVVLVAVVLVAAVPGYLAAGWLSARVGCRDGLPSDDLWTEDGECVGVTSGPYAFGLAEFGPVLARIAEQNDQAGKGGCRPGATPVTVAVLSTLTTPNGGGRALHEIEGYAAAQARANGVGCIHPIKLKVAHLGAAQQAARRVAELVREDPAVVAAVGLGLSDQRSADAADELGRPGQPMPMVGALITAEGFDADGSAADRPDFSTCDEGATYDNGIGEGYFYRVSHRNAKQIKLLGDFLKAAPDFIVTPNDKRDPYTCTALPFVRGLGERPEVKFDPTDPATVGYAAQRICGRQGSVSAFYIARSRDLGRFLRSVDEQYRNGLCEATSITVVSTSDAVRMRVPDHDPELEGARRQALESPVFRDGTLRLVYTPLADADSLRGGNTEFATLEGLFEAAGFDTAHLDGGWAINAYDALHTVSEAVRTLSANSEVTRGVLNSAISGFAAGTGRLGAGGRIEFDNSGNRTGDPVAVQLCPPREGKRPATVRVDARSNPADTHCR, from the coding sequence ATGCAACCGGAAGAGCTGAGGGACAGGTTCCACCTCGGGGTGTACCCGCGCCGCGGCAAGTTCTTCCGGAGCTGGTGGGACAAGTGGCTGCGGGTCGTGCTCGTCGCGGTCGTGCTCGTGGCGGCGGTGCCGGGCTACCTGGCCGCGGGCTGGCTGTCCGCGCGGGTGGGCTGCCGCGACGGCCTGCCGTCCGACGACCTCTGGACCGAGGACGGCGAGTGCGTCGGCGTGACGTCCGGGCCGTACGCGTTCGGGCTCGCCGAGTTCGGCCCGGTGCTGGCCCGGATCGCCGAGCAGAACGACCAGGCGGGCAAGGGCGGCTGCCGGCCCGGCGCGACGCCCGTGACGGTGGCGGTCCTGTCCACCCTGACCACGCCCAACGGCGGCGGTCGCGCCCTGCACGAGATCGAGGGCTACGCCGCCGCGCAGGCCAGGGCCAACGGCGTCGGCTGCATCCACCCGATCAAGCTGAAGGTCGCGCACCTGGGCGCGGCGCAGCAGGCCGCGCGGCGCGTCGCCGAGCTGGTGCGCGAGGACCCCGCCGTGGTCGCGGCGGTCGGCCTCGGCCTGAGCGACCAGCGGTCGGCCGACGCCGCCGACGAGCTGGGCAGGCCGGGCCAACCGATGCCGATGGTGGGCGCCCTGATCACCGCGGAGGGTTTCGACGCCGACGGCTCGGCCGCCGACCGGCCCGACTTCTCGACGTGCGACGAGGGCGCGACGTACGACAACGGCATCGGCGAGGGCTACTTCTACCGCGTGTCGCACCGCAACGCCAAGCAGATCAAGCTGCTGGGCGATTTCCTGAAGGCGGCGCCCGACTTCATCGTGACGCCGAACGACAAGCGCGACCCGTACACCTGCACCGCCCTGCCGTTCGTGCGGGGGCTGGGCGAGCGCCCGGAGGTGAAGTTCGACCCGACGGACCCGGCGACGGTGGGCTACGCGGCGCAGCGGATCTGCGGGCGGCAGGGCAGCGTGTCCGCGTTCTACATCGCCCGCAGCCGCGACCTGGGCCGGTTCCTGCGCAGCGTCGACGAGCAGTACCGCAACGGGTTGTGCGAGGCGACCTCGATCACCGTGGTCAGCACGTCGGACGCGGTGCGGATGCGCGTGCCGGACCACGACCCGGAGCTGGAGGGCGCGCGGCGGCAGGCGCTGGAGTCGCCGGTGTTCCGCGACGGGACGCTGCGGCTGGTGTACACGCCGCTCGCGGACGCGGACTCGTTGCGCGGCGGCAACACCGAGTTCGCGACGCTGGAGGGCCTGTTCGAGGCGGCGGGCTTCGACACCGCGCACCTCGACGGCGGGTGGGCGATCAACGCCTACGACGCGCTGCACACGGTGTCGGAGGCGGTGCGGACGCTCAGCGCCAACAGCGAGGTGACCCGCGGTGTGCTCAACAGCGCCATCAGCGGGTTCGCGGCGGGCACCGGGCGGCTCGGGGCGGGCGGGCGGATCGAGTTCGACAACAGCGGCAACCGGACCGGCGACCCGGTGGCGGTCCAGCTCTGCCCGCCGCGCGAGGGCAAGCGGCCGGCGACCGTGCGGGTGGACGCGCGCAGCAACCCGGCCGACACGCACTGCCGGTGA
- a CDS encoding LysE/ArgO family amino acid transporter, with amino-acid sequence MLHAMLAGLGAGLSLIVVIGAQNALVLRQGVLRRQVPAVVAICAASDAVLIALGVGGVGGVLTAWPAVLTAVRWVGAAFLVGYGVLAVRRVLRPAALRLGGAASAAVVTCLALTWLNPHVYLDTVLLLGTASTSFGDHRWWFGLGAMAGSALWFTSLGFGARWLSGVFTRPSAWRVLDGAVAVVVTATGVSLALGP; translated from the coding sequence GTGCTGCACGCGATGCTTGCCGGCCTGGGTGCCGGGTTGTCCCTGATCGTCGTCATCGGCGCGCAGAACGCGCTGGTGCTCCGCCAAGGCGTGCTGCGCCGACAGGTGCCCGCGGTGGTGGCGATCTGCGCCGCCTCCGACGCGGTGCTCATCGCCCTCGGCGTGGGTGGTGTCGGCGGGGTGCTCACCGCGTGGCCCGCGGTGCTCACCGCCGTCCGCTGGGTCGGCGCGGCGTTCCTCGTCGGCTACGGGGTGCTCGCGGTGCGGCGGGTGCTGCGACCGGCCGCGCTGCGGCTCGGCGGTGCGGCGTCGGCGGCCGTCGTCACGTGCCTCGCGCTGACCTGGCTCAACCCGCACGTGTACCTGGACACCGTGCTGCTGCTGGGCACCGCGTCCACCTCGTTCGGCGACCACCGCTGGTGGTTCGGGCTCGGGGCGATGGCGGGCAGCGCGCTGTGGTTCACCTCGCTCGGGTTCGGCGCGCGGTGGCTGTCCGGCGTGTTCACCCGCCCGTCGGCGTGGCGGGTGCTCGACGGCGCGGTCGCGGTCGTCGTGACCGCGACCGGTGTTTCGCTGGCGCTCGGCCCCTGA
- a CDS encoding LysR family transcriptional regulator ArgP, with the protein MLDPEAVRTLLAVVDEGTLDAAARTLHITPSAVSQRIKALEQRTGRVLLVRAKPARLTPSGAVVARYARQLALLEQDAFAGLGLVERPTPIQVAVNADSLSTWFRAVVRELAADDGLVLGVLRDDQDHTAEALRQGLVVAAVTSSPRPVQGCRVRPLGRMRYHAVASRAFARRWSDAPLDELPVVVFDEKDDLQDAFCRSVTGRPASAHRHVLPDGPVFEDAVAAGAGWALLSEHQVRRHRRLTHLHPDRPVDVPLHWQQWKLDSPPLQRVADAVFRAAREELR; encoded by the coding sequence ATGCTCGATCCGGAGGCCGTGCGGACCCTGCTGGCCGTGGTGGACGAGGGCACGCTCGACGCGGCGGCCCGGACGCTGCACATCACGCCGTCCGCGGTGAGCCAGCGCATCAAGGCGTTGGAGCAGCGCACCGGCCGCGTGCTGCTGGTGCGCGCGAAACCGGCGCGCCTCACCCCGTCCGGCGCGGTGGTCGCCCGCTACGCCAGGCAACTGGCGCTGCTCGAACAGGACGCGTTCGCCGGCCTCGGCCTGGTCGAACGCCCGACGCCGATCCAGGTGGCGGTGAACGCGGACTCGCTGTCGACCTGGTTCCGCGCCGTGGTCCGGGAACTGGCGGCCGACGACGGCCTCGTGCTGGGGGTGCTCCGCGACGACCAGGACCACACGGCGGAGGCGCTGCGGCAGGGGCTCGTCGTCGCGGCGGTCACGTCGTCGCCGCGGCCGGTGCAGGGGTGCCGCGTCCGTCCACTCGGGAGGATGCGCTACCACGCCGTGGCGAGCCGGGCGTTCGCGCGGCGGTGGTCGGACGCGCCGCTGGACGAGCTGCCGGTCGTGGTGTTCGACGAGAAGGACGACCTGCAGGACGCGTTCTGCCGCTCCGTCACGGGCCGCCCGGCCTCGGCGCACCGCCACGTCCTGCCCGACGGCCCGGTGTTCGAGGACGCCGTGGCGGCGGGCGCGGGCTGGGCGCTGCTCAGCGAGCACCAGGTCAGGCGTCACCGGCGGCTGACCCACCTCCACCCCGACCGGCCGGTCGACGTGCCCCTGCACTGGCAGCAGTGGAAGCTCGACTCACCACCGCTGCAACGGGTGGCCGACGCCGTGTTCCGCGCGGCACGGGAAGAGCTGCGCTAG
- a CDS encoding alpha/beta hydrolase family protein: MSENVAFANAGVVLAGSLTVPDRGAPVPGVVMVGGSGPSDRDNDAHFPEIRRHLVDAGIAVLSYDKRGVGESSGDWLDATIDDLASDAAAALDFLRARPEVRGEAVGLFGHSEGGWVVLRATALRDDVPWVVTNGGPGMTPAAQDRYALSTALRRAGGITEDEVEAALAAYDRVIEAGRRDAEFAEAARLAQDPPTAFTEHAAEVDERWWRFLKRKQDHDPIPDVVRLRCPHLVVFGADDELVPVAESIRLFTVAACHGDRDRRATLTVEVFPGADHRVRTGGGARLAPGYLDTLTRWITDRTGLRA; this comes from the coding sequence ATGTCGGAGAACGTCGCCTTCGCCAACGCCGGCGTGGTGCTGGCCGGTTCGCTGACCGTGCCCGACCGCGGTGCGCCGGTGCCGGGTGTGGTCATGGTCGGCGGGTCGGGGCCGTCGGACCGGGACAACGACGCGCACTTCCCGGAGATCCGGCGGCACCTGGTGGACGCGGGGATCGCCGTGCTGTCCTACGACAAGCGCGGCGTCGGCGAGTCGTCCGGTGACTGGCTCGACGCGACGATCGACGACCTGGCGTCGGACGCGGCCGCCGCGCTGGACTTCCTGCGCGCGCGGCCGGAGGTGCGCGGCGAGGCCGTCGGGTTGTTCGGGCACAGCGAAGGCGGCTGGGTCGTCCTGCGCGCCACCGCGTTGCGCGATGACGTGCCGTGGGTCGTCACCAACGGCGGCCCCGGCATGACACCCGCCGCGCAGGACCGCTACGCGCTCTCCACCGCTCTTCGACGGGCCGGGGGTATCACCGAGGACGAGGTCGAGGCCGCGCTGGCCGCTTACGACCGCGTGATCGAGGCCGGTCGCCGCGACGCCGAGTTCGCCGAGGCGGCCCGGCTCGCCCAGGACCCGCCGACGGCGTTCACCGAGCACGCGGCCGAGGTGGACGAGCGCTGGTGGCGATTCCTCAAGCGCAAGCAGGACCACGACCCGATCCCGGACGTGGTGCGCCTGCGCTGCCCGCACCTGGTGGTCTTCGGTGCGGACGACGAGCTGGTCCCGGTGGCGGAGAGCATCCGCCTGTTCACGGTCGCGGCCTGCCACGGCGACCGCGACCGCCGGGCGACGCTGACCGTCGAGGTGTTCCCCGGCGCGGACCACCGCGTCCGGACCGGGGGCGGCGCCCGCCTGGCACCCGGCTACCTCGACACCCTGACCCGGTGGATCACCGACCGGACCGGGCTTCGCGCCTGA
- a CDS encoding saccharopine dehydrogenase family protein codes for MYDLVLFGATGFTGALTAAYLAEHAPEGTRWALAGRDPAKLAAVRERLAELHPAAAGLDLLTADATDQRSLDAVARSARVVATTVGPYVRHGDGLVAACARAGADYVDLCGEPEFVDRSYLRHHATAVESGARLVHACGFDSIPYDLGAYFTVRRLPEGVPIAVEGFASASGTFSGGTFHSALTALSRLGPSAAAARARRRVEGRPVGRTVRGRMGIPGHDKRIGAWVLPAPTIDPQVVLRSAAALDRYGPDFSYAHHLAVRRLPTALALVGGVGALLALAQVPPARKWLLDRKKPGEGPSPEQRARSWFRVRFFGEGGGRRVVTEVSGGDPGYGETAKMLAESALCLAFDHLPTTAGQVTTAVAMGDALTSRLVRAGIRFDVL; via the coding sequence ATGTACGACCTCGTGCTGTTCGGTGCGACAGGGTTCACCGGAGCGCTCACCGCGGCGTACCTGGCGGAGCACGCGCCGGAGGGCACGCGCTGGGCGTTGGCGGGGCGCGACCCGGCCAAGCTGGCGGCGGTGCGCGAGCGGTTGGCGGAGCTGCACCCGGCGGCGGCCGGCCTGGACCTGCTCACCGCCGACGCGACCGACCAACGCTCACTGGACGCGGTCGCGCGGTCGGCGCGCGTGGTCGCCACGACCGTCGGGCCGTACGTGCGCCACGGCGACGGCCTCGTGGCGGCGTGCGCGCGGGCGGGTGCCGACTACGTGGACCTGTGCGGTGAACCCGAATTCGTCGACCGCTCCTACCTGCGCCACCACGCGACGGCGGTGGAATCCGGCGCGCGGCTGGTGCACGCCTGCGGGTTCGACTCGATCCCGTACGACCTGGGCGCGTACTTCACCGTCCGGCGGCTGCCCGAAGGCGTGCCGATCGCGGTGGAGGGCTTCGCGAGCGCGTCGGGCACGTTCTCCGGTGGCACGTTCCACTCGGCGCTGACGGCCCTCTCGCGCCTGGGCCCCTCCGCCGCCGCGGCCCGCGCACGGCGTCGGGTCGAGGGCCGGCCGGTCGGGCGGACCGTCCGGGGCCGGATGGGGATACCGGGACACGACAAGAGGATCGGCGCGTGGGTGCTGCCCGCGCCGACCATCGACCCGCAGGTGGTGCTGCGCTCGGCGGCGGCCCTGGACCGGTACGGTCCCGACTTCTCCTACGCGCACCACCTCGCGGTGCGCCGGCTGCCGACCGCCCTGGCCCTGGTGGGCGGCGTGGGCGCGCTGCTGGCGCTGGCGCAGGTGCCGCCGGCCCGGAAGTGGTTGCTGGACCGGAAGAAGCCCGGCGAGGGCCCGTCGCCCGAGCAGCGGGCGCGGTCGTGGTTCCGGGTGCGGTTCTTCGGCGAGGGCGGCGGGCGGCGCGTGGTGACGGAGGTGTCCGGCGGCGACCCCGGTTACGGCGAGACGGCGAAGATGCTCGCGGAGTCCGCGCTGTGCCTGGCCTTCGACCACCTGCCGACGACGGCCGGGCAGGTGACCACGGCCGTGGCGATGGGCGACGCGCTGACCTCCCGGCTGGTGCGGGCGGGCATCCGGTTCGACGTGCTCTAG
- a CDS encoding DUF7594 domain-containing protein translates to MSGRRATIALLAVGVLTATTLTVVATSDRAPSASAATTTFTPSADTYVDNSATGTNHGASGQLGVDNSPIKRSFLKFTVSGLSGAVSTAKLRLHTDDVSGSQSPSGGTFRSMTDTTWSETGVTWNTQPAIDGATLGTLGAVSRNAWYEVDVTSYVTGNGTFAIGVTSGSTDGADYDSRESGATAPQLVVTTGTTTTTTAPPAGDPVLVGAGDISNSGSGDSATAALLDGIPGTVFTIGDNVYDSGTTAEFTTYYDPTWGRHKARTRPSPGNHDYNTSGATGYYGYFGAQAGPSGQGYYSYDLGNWHIVSLNSNIGMAAGSAQEQWLRNDLAASTKPCTAAYWHHPLFTSGANHAPSTATRPLFQALYDHNADVVLFGHNHQYERFAPQNPSGALDTARGIRTFVAGMGGASHYSFGTIKPNSEVRNSDTYGVLKLTLHSNSLDWQFVPEAGRSFTDSGTTACH, encoded by the coding sequence ATGTCAGGTCGAAGGGCCACCATCGCGCTGCTCGCCGTAGGCGTGCTCACCGCGACCACCCTCACCGTCGTCGCCACGTCCGACCGCGCTCCCTCCGCGTCGGCCGCCACCACCACCTTCACCCCTTCAGCGGACACCTACGTCGACAACTCCGCGACCGGCACGAACCACGGCGCGTCCGGTCAGCTCGGCGTGGACAACTCCCCGATCAAGCGATCCTTCCTCAAGTTCACCGTGTCGGGGCTGTCCGGCGCGGTCAGCACGGCGAAGCTGCGCCTGCACACCGACGACGTGTCCGGGTCGCAGAGCCCGAGCGGCGGCACGTTCCGGTCGATGACCGACACCACGTGGTCGGAGACCGGTGTCACCTGGAACACCCAACCCGCCATCGACGGCGCGACGCTGGGCACGCTGGGCGCGGTGTCCCGCAACGCCTGGTACGAGGTCGACGTGACCTCCTACGTCACGGGCAACGGCACCTTCGCCATCGGCGTGACCTCGGGCAGCACCGACGGCGCGGACTACGACTCGCGCGAGAGCGGCGCGACCGCACCGCAGCTCGTCGTCACCACCGGCACGACGACCACCACGACCGCGCCGCCCGCCGGCGACCCGGTGCTGGTCGGCGCGGGCGACATCTCGAACTCCGGTTCGGGCGACAGCGCGACCGCCGCGCTGCTCGACGGCATCCCCGGCACCGTGTTCACCATCGGCGACAACGTCTACGACAGCGGCACCACCGCGGAGTTCACCACCTACTACGACCCGACGTGGGGCAGGCACAAGGCCCGCACCCGGCCGTCGCCGGGCAACCACGACTACAACACGAGCGGCGCGACCGGCTACTACGGCTACTTCGGCGCGCAGGCCGGTCCGTCCGGGCAGGGCTACTACTCCTACGACCTGGGCAACTGGCACATCGTCTCGCTGAACTCCAACATCGGCATGGCGGCGGGCTCGGCGCAGGAGCAGTGGCTGCGCAACGACCTCGCGGCCAGCACCAAGCCGTGCACGGCTGCCTACTGGCACCACCCGCTGTTCACGTCGGGCGCCAACCACGCGCCGTCGACGGCGACGCGCCCGCTGTTCCAGGCGCTGTACGACCACAACGCCGACGTCGTGCTGTTCGGCCACAACCACCAGTACGAGCGGTTCGCACCGCAGAACCCGAGCGGCGCGCTCGACACCGCTCGCGGCATCCGCACGTTCGTCGCCGGCATGGGCGGCGCGAGCCACTACAGCTTCGGCACCATCAAACCCAACAGCGAGGTGCGCAACAGCGACACCTACGGCGTGCTGAAGCTGACGCTGCACAGCAACAGCCTCGACTGGCAGTTCGTGCCCGAGGCGGGCAGGTCCTTCACCGACAGCGGCACCACCGCCTGTCACTGA
- a CDS encoding MFS transporter has translation MYLSTIDRPRAGGWKGVSANVFALGAVSLVTDVSSEMVTAVLPLYLVVGLQLSPAAYGVVDGVYTGATTLLRLAGGYLADRTTRRKAVAGFGYALSAVAKLGLLAAGTSTALLGAVITADRAGKGLRTAPRDALITLSTPSGDLGRAFGVHRAMDGIGAFAGPLVALAVLAAAGESFDSVFVTSSCVAALGVVILLVFVRDHRSAVPATPVRPSAVVELLRDRDVRRVVPAAAVLGLATIGDGFVYLLLQKREGLAIGWFPLLAVGTSLVYLLLAAPMGALADRVGRLPVVLGGYAALVAVYLLVFGPLGGLPLVAVVLVLYGFFYAATDGVLMALAGPVLPERLRATGIALVQSGQAVAYLGSSVLFGLAWQFWGPETATRLAACGVVLALAATAVLMGRRA, from the coding sequence GTGTACCTGTCCACGATCGACCGCCCCCGAGCAGGCGGCTGGAAAGGCGTCAGCGCCAACGTGTTCGCGCTCGGCGCGGTCAGCCTGGTCACCGACGTCTCGTCCGAGATGGTCACCGCCGTCCTGCCGCTCTACCTCGTCGTCGGGCTCCAGCTCAGCCCCGCCGCGTACGGCGTGGTCGACGGCGTGTACACCGGGGCCACCACGCTGCTGCGGCTGGCCGGCGGCTACCTCGCCGACCGCACCACCAGGCGGAAAGCCGTGGCGGGGTTCGGTTACGCGCTCTCGGCGGTGGCCAAGCTCGGCCTGCTCGCCGCCGGCACGTCCACCGCGCTCCTCGGCGCGGTGATCACCGCCGACCGGGCGGGGAAGGGGCTGCGCACCGCGCCGCGCGACGCGTTGATCACGCTGTCCACGCCGTCCGGTGACCTGGGGCGCGCGTTCGGCGTGCACCGGGCGATGGACGGCATCGGCGCGTTCGCGGGGCCGTTGGTGGCGCTGGCGGTGCTCGCCGCCGCAGGCGAGTCGTTCGACTCGGTGTTCGTAACCAGCTCCTGCGTCGCCGCGCTGGGTGTGGTGATCCTGCTGGTGTTCGTGCGGGACCACCGCTCCGCCGTGCCGGCCACGCCCGTGCGCCCGTCGGCGGTGGTGGAGCTGTTGCGGGACAGGGACGTCCGCCGGGTCGTGCCGGCGGCGGCCGTGCTGGGGCTGGCGACCATCGGCGACGGGTTCGTGTACCTGTTGCTACAGAAGCGGGAGGGGCTCGCCATCGGCTGGTTCCCGCTGCTGGCCGTGGGCACGAGCCTGGTCTACCTGCTGCTCGCCGCGCCGATGGGCGCGCTGGCCGACCGGGTCGGGCGGCTGCCCGTGGTGCTGGGCGGTTACGCGGCGCTGGTCGCCGTGTACCTGCTGGTCTTCGGGCCGCTGGGTGGTCTGCCGTTGGTCGCGGTCGTGCTGGTGCTGTACGGGTTCTTCTACGCGGCGACGGACGGGGTGCTGATGGCGTTGGCCGGCCCGGTGCTGCCGGAGCGGTTGCGCGCCACCGGGATCGCGCTGGTGCAGAGCGGGCAGGCGGTGGCGTACCTGGGTTCGTCGGTGCTGTTCGGGCTGGCCTGGCAGTTCTGGGGTCCGGAGACCGCGACCCGCCTGGCCGCGTGCGGGGTGGTCCTCGCCCTCGCCGCCACCGCCGTGCTGATGGGGCGGCGCGCGTGA
- a CDS encoding TolB family protein yields MSGLPVRARFAVTAAAALVLAGVAVGYTALSSGPGGDVVAGAVSGPRLQVLGNGRLSVVSRTDPSAPREVTDQRCDRAYAAGGTIACLRPVGPLKAGGLAVLDSSLRELRTVPLTGFPNRARVSASGRMVAWTLFVDGHSYAANGFSTSTGILDTRTGALVTSLEEFTSTVDGSVVTAADRNYWGVTFAADDNRFYATMSTGGHRYLVEGDFAARTVKALADDVECPSLSPDGTRIAFKAAVGGDPQRGWRLSTLDLATMAVTPSAEARSVDDQPAWLDDRTIAYGVQRGDGVNDVWVVPADGTGSPRVLVPEANSPAPL; encoded by the coding sequence GTGAGCGGGCTCCCGGTCCGCGCCCGGTTCGCCGTCACGGCGGCCGCCGCCCTCGTGCTCGCCGGGGTCGCCGTCGGCTACACCGCGCTGTCGTCCGGGCCCGGTGGCGACGTGGTGGCGGGCGCGGTGTCCGGGCCCCGGTTGCAGGTGCTGGGCAACGGGCGGCTGTCGGTGGTGTCGCGCACCGACCCGTCCGCGCCGCGCGAGGTGACCGACCAGCGCTGCGACCGGGCGTACGCGGCGGGCGGGACGATCGCGTGCCTGCGCCCGGTCGGCCCGCTGAAGGCGGGCGGGCTGGCGGTGCTCGACTCGTCGCTGCGCGAGCTGCGGACCGTGCCGCTGACCGGGTTCCCCAACCGCGCGCGGGTGTCGGCCAGCGGCCGGATGGTGGCGTGGACGCTGTTCGTGGACGGGCATTCCTACGCGGCCAACGGGTTCTCCACCAGCACCGGCATCCTGGACACGCGGACCGGCGCGCTGGTGACCTCGCTGGAGGAGTTCACGTCCACAGTGGACGGCTCGGTGGTGACGGCGGCCGACCGGAACTACTGGGGCGTCACGTTCGCCGCCGACGACAACCGCTTCTACGCCACCATGTCCACCGGTGGTCACCGGTACCTGGTGGAGGGCGACTTCGCGGCACGGACGGTGAAGGCGCTGGCGGACGACGTCGAGTGCCCGTCGCTGTCACCGGACGGCACGCGGATCGCGTTCAAGGCGGCCGTCGGCGGCGACCCGCAGCGGGGGTGGCGGCTCTCGACGCTGGACCTGGCGACGATGGCGGTCACGCCGTCGGCCGAGGCGCGGAGCGTGGACGACCAGCCGGCGTGGCTGGACGACCGCACCATCGCCTACGGGGTGCAGCGCGGCGACGGCGTGAACGACGTGTGGGTGGTGCCGGCGGACGGCACCGGCTCGCCACGCGTGCTCGTGCCGGAGGCGAACTCCCCCGCGCCGCTGTAG